The nucleotide sequence AAGCTTTTCTTCAAGAAGTCTAATTTCATCTTCTAGCTTTACGATTCGATCCCGGGATGCTCGGGCTTGCGCTAGGGTTTCCGCAAGTTTTTGGAGGCGATTTGTGATGTTTTCGTATTCTCGGGGGTTCTTTGGGCGTGGTGGTCCAATTATATCAGTTTGTTGCCTACGTAGTTTTGATAGAGCTTTGGAGGCTGACCCTTGAGCAGTACCAGTGAGCACTCGCTGGATTTCATTGCCCACAGATGATAGGCTGTTGCTGGTTAATTTGCTTACTTCGGCCTGTCGTATGGAAATTGTGTTGTTAAAAATGGTTTTATCCCTTATGCCGAGGTGTTCCGCAATCTTTTCTTCAACCGCACTTTTTTCAGTGATTACATCGGTTTCCTCTCCCGCTCGGAGAACGCAAAGCCTCTGCACACCGGCAGTGAGTTTTCGCTCTATTAGAAATGTCTCGCCATCGGCGGAGTAAATAAGGCGCACCGAACAGGTGCCGTCACTGTTCCAGTTTTCGACTGCCTGTCCGCGCTCTCGCCCAAAGAGAGCACAGCATATGGCTTCGTGGAGTGTGGACTTGCCGGATTCGTTCGGCCCCCATACTAAGTTGATTCCAGGTGTGAAGGTGAATTTTTGTCCAGTAAACCGTTTGAAATTTGTGAGTTGAAGCTCCAAGAGCTGCATAAGCTATTCCTCACTCAATGCGGCCAAGCCAAGATCGAGTGCCCGAAGAAGCAAGCGCCGCCTTTCAGGGTCGTTTGTTTTTTCAATCTCTTTTATTAAATATTGCTTAAAAAGTCCTCTAATTGTCCGGTCGTCATCGTCAACTTCGGTAGACGTAACTAAACCAGAGTGGTCAACTGATAGCCAATAGCATGAGTCTTTGAATCTCTCGCCCACCTCCTGCAGAGCCGGAATTAACTCGCCGGGCGGTGTCCCTGTTAGGCGTATCTCAACTAGTGCAGCTGGGTTGCATACCTTGCGGATAGCTTCTAGGAGAGCATCGATTGAATCAAACGATGTGCAGTCAATTTCGACGCTCCGCATAATCCGCCGATTTACCGGCACTTGCTCAGTAGCAACTTTACCGTCATCATCTATCTTGCCAATTATTACGTAGCGTTCTTCGGTCTCGGGTGCATCGAAGCTGATGCCTTCAGGAGTACCTGGGTAACAAGCTATTACGCCATTGCTGTTAATAAAATTCAGCCGATGGTAGTGGCCAAGCGCGATATATGCCGCGGGTAATTGTGCAATCTCGGCAGCTGAGAATGGATGGTATCGCTCGATTTGCCCCTCAAAGCTTTCATATGATGAATGAACTAAGATAACTGCAGGTAAGTCGGATTGAAGATTGAGCCCCTCAAAGGCGCGGCGGCTCGAATTTTCACGGTCAAAAGCGATGCCAGTCACTATTATTCCAAGGTCGCCGAGGATTTCAGATTGGTATTCGGGCTCGGTAAATACTCGGACGCCGTCCATATTAAAGCGTCGCCAAAAGCCTCCCATTGAGCAATGGTCATGGTTGCCTGGGATGGCGAAAATCAGCTTCCCAGCCTCGGTTAGCCGTCGAAAATTCTCAGTCACTGCCTCGATATCCGACGGGTCGGGGTCTGGTCGGTCGAATAAGTCGCCGGCTACCAACAAGAAGTTCACATCGCGTTCAAGCGCTAAATCTACGATTTTGCTGAGCGTCCTTCGTTGGTCGCGCCTCCGCTCCTCGGCAATCTGTGGGGGCAGAAAGCCAAATGGACGGCTGAGATGCAGGTCGGCGGTATGCAGGAAGCTTGCACGGGCCAATTGAAAGCCCTCCTTTTAGATGGGATAGCATTTGGATGCTCATTGCCTTAGAAGGCCGCTTGGTCGGATTATATGCCGCTTGACGTGTGTTGTCAAGTACTTTGCACAAATAATTTAATTACTATATCGCTAAAGCTGGCATATTCTGCTTATTATGGCTACAGACAGGATGCTCTCCGCGTCTTCTATCTACCATCCTGATAATGGAGCTGACGTTATGAGGAAATTTCATTCCAGGTATTCAAAGGCTTTCGTGTATATTTTATAAAAAGCAGTCTTCCCGGAACTATCCCTTTGCCTTTAGTCGCGAGGCACGCTGCTTGACAGTTGCGTCGGCAACAACACCGATTAGTATTACTGTCCCAATTACCGCGAATTCCCAGAAGGTGGAAATTCCTACTAGTATTATCCCATTGTACATTACTCGCATTATGCTGGCGCCCACTATTATGCCAAGGATTGTGCCTTCTCCACCACGCATCGAACATCCACCAAGCACTGCCGCCGCGATTGCATACAGTTCATATGCCTGCCCAGTCGTCGCCGGTTGAACAGAGTTCGTATAGGTAGCATAGAGTATTCCCGCCACCCCAGAAAGGAGTGCACATACAAGATAAGAGGCAGTTTGCATTCGATCGACCTTTACGCCAGCATAGCGGGCTGCATTAGGATTGCGGCCGATTGCATAGAGGTATCTACCATACACTGTATAGCGCATAAAAAAATGGGCGATGACTGCTACTGTGATGAGGATTATCACAGGAACTGGAATACCCCAGAGCGCTCCTTCGCCTAGCATGCGGAAAGATTCGAACTGGTTGCCGAACCCACGGGTGTCGTCTTCAGTTAGTCGCCGGGCAAGGCCGCGGAAGATAAGCATGGTGCAGAGCGTAACGATAAAGGGTTGTAGTTTGAGTTTAGTAACTAGCATTCCGTGCGCAAAGCCGATAATGACACACAGGGCTAGCACGAAAGTAGTGGCTAAAGCTGGCGGGACCCCTAGAGTGGTCACTAGGTATGCGACTAGGAGGCCTGTAAAGGCGATTATTGAACCTACGGAGAGGTCAATTCCACCAGAAAGGATAACAATCCCTTCTCCAATGGCAAAGATGGAGAGGAGGGCTATTTGTCGCGTAAGGTTTTGGAGGTTGACCGGCGTTATGAACCTTGGATTGACCAAATAGATTGCTATGCACAGGGCGACCAGAAGTAAGATCATGCCGAGAATTTTTCTCAAGCCGTCATCCCTCCCGTCGCTAATTGCATGATTTTCTCTTCGCTCATTTCCTCATGTGATAGGAGACCAGTTTGCCGGCCTTCGTGAAGCACAAGAACCCTGTCAGCTAAACCGAGGATTTCCTCTAGCTCTGATGATATCATAATGACCGCCAACCCTGCATCTGCAAGCTCGCGGATAAGAGAGTAGATGTCGCTCTTCGATCCCACGTCAATCCCCCTAGTTGGCTCATCGAGTATCAAAATCTTTGATCTGACGGCAAGCCATTTTGCAAGCGCCACTTTTTGCTGAGTGCCGCCCGAAAGCAGCTCGACACGCTGGTTGATTGTTGGTGTGCGGATATTTAATTTTTTTATCTGCTCCTCGGCAAGCTTCGATTCACGTCGCTCGTCAAGCCAAAACCGACCGGACGCGCAGAAATCTGGAAGCGAGATATTTTCCTTCACTGCCATCTCAAGTATCAAGCCAAGGTATTTCCGATCCTCCGGCACCATACCAATTCCGTTGCGGACTGCATCTAGTGGGCTTTTGATGCGGACGGTTTTGCCGTCAATGACGATTTCTCCTGAAAGCGCGGGCTCAATCCCGAAAAGACATCGTGCAAGCTCGGTCCTTCCAGAGCCGACCAAACCAGCGATTCCAAGGATTTCGCCGCGGTTGACGGAAAAGTTAAACTCTCCCTTACATTCAGGAGGGCGAAGTTCCCTTACGCAAATGGCAGGTTCTTCAGTCGGCTTACCGGCTTCAGGGAAAAACCTAGAAATGTCGCGCCCTACCATTAGTCGAATCATCTCGTCGCGGCACATCTGCTTCCTAGCCAGTTCGCCAACCCGCCGCCCATCTCGGAGAACAACTACCCGGTCGCAGACCTCCTGGACCTCCGAAAGCCGATGCGATATGTAGATCATTGAGACGCCTTGGTCTTTTAGTTTGCGCATCACAGAAAAAAGGTTCTCGGCTTCTCTTGGCGAGAGGGAACTTGTTGGCTCATCGAGCACAAGGATACGCGCGGACATCGAGAGGGCTTTCGCAATTTCCACGAGCTGTTGCTGGCCTGGCGATAGATTCTCGACGATGGTTGTCAGCGGCGCCGTGATTCCAACACTCTTGGCAAGCTCGCCTGCTTTTTCCATGAGCACGCGGTTGCTTACCAAACAAAGAAGGCTGGCAGTTGGCTCGCGACCAAGGAAGATGTTGGAGGCGATGTCCAAGTTTTCGGCTAGGTTGAGCTCTTGATGTATGATAGAGATACCTAGTGCAAGCGAGTCATCTACTGAGGCAATTCTTACCGGCTTGCCCTCAACAAAAATCTCACCTGAGTCGGCTGGAAAGATGCCGCCAAGTATGCGTATGAGGGTGGATTTGCCAGCGCCGTTCTCGCCGACTAGCCCACAGATTTCACCGGTGTAGAGCTCAAAGTCAACATTGTCGAGCGCAACTACGCCAGGGAAACGTTTTGTTATTCCTTTCATTAAAAGCAGAGGATTTGCCATGAGATATTAACTCGCTTGATCGGCAGTCCTTTTATTAAAGTGAAGTTACTATTATTTCTCTCCCTCTGCCAAATGCTTTTTCAGCTCTTTCCAGAAGGCATCAACGTTGGTCTTATTAATCACTCTCTCTGGAAGATAGATGACCTTATTTTTTGGTATTTTTGGGTCTTCGCCCCTTGCCAGAGCTGCGAGAATGCGCATGGACTGATAGCCAAATTGGTATGGGTTCTGGACAATAGTGGAGAAAATAACTCCATCTTTTATCCCTTGGAGTGTGCCGTCTTCCTCATCGAAGACAACGACCTTGATCTTGCCAACCTTGCCTGCCGCCTTGACTGCCTCAGCAATTGCTGGTCCGTTGTAGCTCCAGAGTCCCATGAGGCCAGCAACGTCGGGGTGCTTGACAATAGTGTTTTCGACGTTCTGCTTCGCTTTTACGTGGTCTGCATTGTCGGTGAGTGTGTCAATTATTTGTACCTTTGAGCCCTTGACTTCGTCTATGATTCCCTGCCGCCGCTCCCGGGCATTAAGTGCGTCGAGGGTTCCCACAAACAAGACGACTTTGCCACCATTTGGCAGAGCCTTTTTTATTTCCTTGCCTGCTGTTCTGCCTGCTTGGTAATTGTTTGTACCGACGTAGCATATCCGCTTTGATTCCGGAGCATCGGAGTCCATGGTAATTAGATTGGCAGACTCAGCAACCTGATTAAGGATGTCAGTTTGGTTCGCGGGGTTAATTGGCGAGATTGCGATGCCAGTAACGCCCTTGACAAGCAAATCCTCTAGAATTTGTTTCTGTTCAGTTGCGTTTCCCTGGGCTGGCATGCGGAAGTCGCACTCGACGTTAAAATCTCTTTCCCCAGCATTGACGCCGGCTTTGGCTATGCGCCAAAACGGTGAGACGGTGTTTGAGACAAAAGCAACCTTGACTTTCCCGCTGGTCTTTCGCCCGCACGATACAATTGTGAGGGCTATGAGTAGGGCAGCTAGAACAAAGGCAAATCTTTTCATTTGGTCCTCCACTTCGCGAAAGTATTAGGCAATATTTACAACTGCCGAGAACAATGATACGTTATCTAGGAACACGCCGAATTCCTGCACATGGGCTGTAACGCAAGCTTGTGCAGAAATCCTCTAACTCTGTCTTTTCGGCTTCTATAAACATTAGGGGCTAATATTCGGGCGATGGTTATTTATCTTTGAAACATATGGGTTTCCTGCGATATAGAACCGCCAAGGTTTGTCGGCAGCTAGGCGGATGCCGATTCTTGTAGCGGTTACTATTTCGGCGGGAACGTAACCGTCATCAGTAATGAAAAGTTTGCTTAGCGTTAGGTCAAGGCCATTGTGGCGGCGGTCAAGCCCGAATGCTCGGCAGAGCTTTCCTGGGCCATTAGCCAGGTTTATTATGTCGTCCGTCCCGCGCTTTTCAGCCATGATTTCGATGCCATCAAGCGGTTCGGCAGCTCGGATAAGCACAGCTTCGCCTACTCCTTTGGGGCCGGTTACCGCATTGAAGCAAAAGTGCATACCGTAAGTAAAATACACATATGCATGCCCTGGCTCGCCGAACATTACAGAGTTGCGTGCAGTTTCTCCTCGTGAGGCATGGCAGGCGGGATCGTCGCATAGGTATGCCTCGGTTTCAACAATTCGTCCTGCAATTGTTCCGTCATCGGTTATATGCACGAGCACTTTGCCCAGCAACGCACGCGCCACATCTACGGTATTGCCGGCGTAAAACTCCCGCGGAAGTGGTTTGAATTTCGAATAAACCATGGTGCAATATTATAACATAGCTAACGCCTTGCATTGAATTGCGTGCCTATTGGGCGCTGGGCGGAGCTGGTTTGTCATCTTTGTGTTGGCTTCTTAAAATCAGTATGCTCGCTTCTTTGCCACAAGGCTTATGTTCTCTTGCGGTTTGCAAGCAGCTAATTAATAGCGGATGAATCTGCGCCGATGCCGGTTTCCCATTTATCCCGTGCCCATCCTGCTACCAATATTGGAAACACTATCGCCCCTGTAAGCGCTGTGATTCCAACAAAGGCAAAGACAGAGGGAATTCCAAGCCAAGAGCCAATTTTCGCTGCGAGAAGTGGCGCAATCATATTTCCAATCATGTTGGCTGAGGTGTGCATTCCATATGCCCTGCCGCGGAAATGCTCGCCGACTTTTGTGCAGATGATTGCGCCAGTAGACGGGTTTAATGCAGCAAGGAAAATCCCAGCTATAAAAAAGATTGCTGAAAATAACCATACGTTTCTCACAAAAGTTAAAGCGACAGCACACGCACCGGCGCCAATTAATCCTGCCTGTATCGTTCGATTGTAGCCTCTCTGTTCGCCAAGTCTGCTCCAGGAATGGGCGCTCAATATAAATGCACCGGGCAGGAGGGAGAAGACA is from Armatimonadota bacterium and encodes:
- a CDS encoding ABC transporter permease codes for the protein MRKILGMILLLVALCIAIYLVNPRFITPVNLQNLTRQIALLSIFAIGEGIVILSGGIDLSVGSIIAFTGLLVAYLVTTLGVPPALATTFVLALCVIIGFAHGMLVTKLKLQPFIVTLCTMLIFRGLARRLTEDDTRGFGNQFESFRMLGEGALWGIPVPVIILITVAVIAHFFMRYTVYGRYLYAIGRNPNAARYAGVKVDRMQTASYLVCALLSGVAGILYATYTNSVQPATTGQAYELYAIAAAVLGGCSMRGGEGTILGIIVGASIMRVMYNGIILVGISTFWEFAVIGTVILIGVVADATVKQRASRLKAKG
- a CDS encoding DNA-3-methyladenine glycosylase produces the protein MVYSKFKPLPREFYAGNTVDVARALLGKVLVHITDDGTIAGRIVETEAYLCDDPACHASRGETARNSVMFGEPGHAYVYFTYGMHFCFNAVTGPKGVGEAVLIRAAEPLDGIEIMAEKRGTDDIINLANGPGKLCRAFGLDRRHNGLDLTLSKLFITDDGYVPAEIVTATRIGIRLAADKPWRFYIAGNPYVSKINNHRPNISP
- a CDS encoding sugar ABC transporter ATP-binding protein is translated as MANPLLLMKGITKRFPGVVALDNVDFELYTGEICGLVGENGAGKSTLIRILGGIFPADSGEIFVEGKPVRIASVDDSLALGISIIHQELNLAENLDIASNIFLGREPTASLLCLVSNRVLMEKAGELAKSVGITAPLTTIVENLSPGQQQLVEIAKALSMSARILVLDEPTSSLSPREAENLFSVMRKLKDQGVSMIYISHRLSEVQEVCDRVVVLRDGRRVGELARKQMCRDEMIRLMVGRDISRFFPEAGKPTEEPAICVRELRPPECKGEFNFSVNRGEILGIAGLVGSGRTELARCLFGIEPALSGEIVIDGKTVRIKSPLDAVRNGIGMVPEDRKYLGLILEMAVKENISLPDFCASGRFWLDERRESKLAEEQIKKLNIRTPTINQRVELLSGGTQQKVALAKWLAVRSKILILDEPTRGIDVGSKSDIYSLIRELADAGLAVIMISSELEEILGLADRVLVLHEGRQTGLLSHEEMSEEKIMQLATGGMTA
- a CDS encoding DNA repair exonuclease — protein: MARASFLHTADLHLSRPFGFLPPQIAEERRRDQRRTLSKIVDLALERDVNFLLVAGDLFDRPDPDPSDIEAVTENFRRLTEAGKLIFAIPGNHDHCSMGGFWRRFNMDGVRVFTEPEYQSEILGDLGIIVTGIAFDRENSSRRAFEGLNLQSDLPAVILVHSSYESFEGQIERYHPFSAAEIAQLPAAYIALGHYHRLNFINSNGVIACYPGTPEGISFDAPETEERYVIIGKIDDDGKVATEQVPVNRRIMRSVEIDCTSFDSIDALLEAIRKVCNPAALVEIRLTGTPPGELIPALQEVGERFKDSCYWLSVDHSGLVTSTEVDDDDRTIRGLFKQYLIKEIEKTNDPERRRLLLRALDLGLAALSEE
- a CDS encoding sugar-binding protein; this translates as MKRFAFVLAALLIALTIVSCGRKTSGKVKVAFVSNTVSPFWRIAKAGVNAGERDFNVECDFRMPAQGNATEQKQILEDLLVKGVTGIAISPINPANQTDILNQVAESANLITMDSDAPESKRICYVGTNNYQAGRTAGKEIKKALPNGGKVVLFVGTLDALNARERRQGIIDEVKGSKVQIIDTLTDNADHVKAKQNVENTIVKHPDVAGLMGLWSYNGPAIAEAVKAAGKVGKIKVVVFDEEDGTLQGIKDGVIFSTIVQNPYQFGYQSMRILAALARGEDPKIPKNKVIYLPERVINKTNVDAFWKELKKHLAEGEK